Sequence from the Gemmatimonadota bacterium genome:
GGCAAAATTGACCACGCCCTGGTATCCGAGCGTTTTTTCCGTGCGAGTCTGGCGCGCGATCTCGAGCGTGAACTCAACACCCAGGATGTTGTATCGGCCATCAGTCTGAGCGGAACGGCTGTTCACGCGAGATCGAATACGCGGGCTTCTCGCGTTCAAATTCAGGGTATTGACAATCGCTTTGCAAATCTGTTTGATCGAATATTGCCCGAGTTGACGAGCGAAGGCATATTTCCATCCGTTGTTGTCAACGAATCCCTCCGAAAAGAACTCAATGCACAGATTGGCGATGCCATTCTGTTGTCTTTTGAACAATCAGATGATATTCACCGCGAATCGCTATTTGGACGTGCCGATGGTGCGGTTCAAACAATTCGACTGACGCTCGCAGGTGTGCTCCCCGATAGGGGTATGGGACGCTTCGGCCTTTTCGCCCGTCAGACTGTTCCACTCAATGCATACCTGTCGTTGCCGGTTTTGCAAAAAGCATTGGGTCAAAGAGGCCGCGTGAATACATTGCTGGTATCTGGTGATCCAGATGCAGACGTTCAGGAAGCACTTTCCCGCGTTGTAACACCCGATGATCTCGGCATTGTCATCCGCCGAGAGATCGATTATTTCTCTATTGAGAGCACGCAGTTTATTCTCAAATCCCATATTGCGGAAACTGTTCAACAAGTATCTGCCGAATTAAACGCGCCCCACATGTCCATTCTCACCTATCTGGCGAATACCACACAGGTGGGGGAGAGAGAATTGCCCTATTCTACAATTTCTGCGTTAGATGTTGAGAATCTGGGGGCTTTTCAGCTTGTAGATGGATCACTGCAACTCGGAGAAGACGATATTTTGCTGAATACCTGGGCAGCTGAGGATTTGAACGCACGGGTTGGAGATGAGGTCAAAGTTGCCTATTACGAAGTCGCGCCTGGGGAAGAATTCCTGACCCGTTGGGCGATATTTCAACTCAAGGGTATTGTGGCAATGGCGGGATTGGGCGCAGATGAAAAATTGTCTCCCGATTATCCGGGCCTGGGTGATGCAAATAATATGGCCGATTGGGAAGCGCCTTTTCCCATAGACCTGAGTCGCGTTCGTCCGAAAGATGAAGATTATTGGGACGCCTATCGCGACGCGCCAAAAGCCTTTGTGTCCGCCGCGACTGGGCAGCGATTGTGGAAAAGTCGATTTGGCGTATTAACCACCATACGCATTGGGGCTGTTGCAGGAGAAGATATCGAAACAACAGCGAAGCGATTTGAGGATCGCTTGCTAAAAAATATCGCGCCCGAATCTGCTGGTCTGGCATTTCAGCCCGTCAAACAACAGGGCCTGGCTGCTTCTGCAGGGGCAACGGACTTTAGCGGGCTGTTTATTGCATTCAGCCAATTTCTGATTATCTCCGCGGCTCTTCTGGTAGGTTTGTTATTTCGCCTGAGTGTGGAGCAGCGAGGCAGAGAAGTCGGCATGCGGATGGTGTCGGGATATACGGGAAAAAAAATCCGCCGCCTCTTTAGCTCCGAGGGCCTCATACTGGCGTGTGTAGGCGGTATTTTGGGGCTGGTAGGCGGTGTTTTCTATGCCTATCTGATTATGGCGGGATTGCGTACTTATTGGGTGGGCGCGGTTGGTACGTCTGATCTCGCGCTCCACATCCACGCATCGAGTCTGTTGTTAGGCTATGCCATTTCACTA
This genomic interval carries:
- a CDS encoding ABC transporter permease, which encodes MRRSLIYFWRINLAVMLGVAVATAVLTGALIVGDSVRGSLRDLSLSRLGKIDHALVSERFFRASLARDLERELNTQDVVSAISLSGTAVHARSNTRASRVQIQGIDNRFANLFDRILPELTSEGIFPSVVVNESLRKELNAQIGDAILLSFEQSDDIHRESLFGRADGAVQTIRLTLAGVLPDRGMGRFGLFARQTVPLNAYLSLPVLQKALGQRGRVNTLLVSGDPDADVQEALSRVVTPDDLGIVIRREIDYFSIESTQFILKSHIAETVQQVSAELNAPHMSILTYLANTTQVGERELPYSTISALDVENLGAFQLVDGSLQLGEDDILLNTWAAEDLNARVGDEVKVAYYEVAPGEEFLTRWAIFQLKGIVAMAGLGADEKLSPDYPGLGDANNMADWEAPFPIDLSRVRPKDEDYWDAYRDAPKAFVSAATGQRLWKSRFGVLTTIRIGAVAGEDIETTAKRFEDRLLKNIAPESAGLAFQPVKQQGLAASAGATDFSGLFIAFSQFLIISAALLVGLLFRLSVEQRGREVGMRMVSGYTGKKIRRLFSSEGLILACVGGILGLVGGVFYAYLIMAGLRTYWVGAVGTSDLALHIHASSLLLGYAISLIVILLAIWLTLRRLGNISVRALLSGITEVVRAKSRAKWYVLGSLILAAFSLGGAVAVNPSAGTGLFFISGALWMVSGLCILSLWFRRGHRAIREGIIGMGVQNSKRQPGRSLLCASLIGCACFVIVAVGANRRTDLTQNIAQDKASGTGGFALIAEVDVPIYWDFNSKDGQFELGFSQADADFLDQARFIPMRVLPGEDASCLNLYKPESPRVLGVPEALRQRGGFTFQQTSTQVKNPWTLLSGDLGADVIPAIGDYNSAMWILHKQLGDDIVLQNEMGGTVKLRLVGLLKTSIFQSELLISEDNFLRHFPDQSGYGAFLIETQQPVQLTALVESRLKDIGLDAVSTTQKLAHFQEVENTYLSTFQTLGGLGLLLGTLGLGIVLLRNVIERRGELAVLRAFGFRRAVLSRMLLAENGFLMLVGLAIGSISALIAVAPHVMSYGALIPWESLALTLVIIYGAGLIASAIAVFFALRAPLLPALKQEV